In a single window of the bacterium genome:
- a CDS encoding aspartate:alanine exchanger family transporter: MTALFQSSAFILFFIVALGIVLGRFQIKGISLDVSAVIFVALIFGHYGYRVPADFQNVGLLLFIFTIGISAGPGFFESFQRRGLQLVLTTVLIVVTGAGVTVALAYAFDVDFKMASGLFTGALTSTPGLAAAIEAAGSPLASIGYGVAYPFGVIGVILFVRLMPRLLRADLTLAARDYAAEAFIAHPEILNRNFIVENVNMDGQPLGALTIRSMTEATISRVMHNGVAVTPSPETRLYLGDLVKAVGTTEALEKTRLLIGPETDREIPLSKGYEVQWVLVTNRTVVGQSLATLHLHTNYNANITRIRRGDIDIAPRRGSVLRFGDKLLVACDSDNMHQVVKLLGNDDKRISEADFLPIALGIVAGILLGKMPIPLPGGMEFSLGLTGGVLAVTLILSRIGKTGPVIWSLSGTANQVLRQLGLLLFLAAVGTEAGAHISTAIGQYGARIFLIGAVITLLPMIAGIALGYGLLRINILTLLGTLTGAMTSTPGLGALDPMSDCAAPAVAYATVYPVALVCTIICAQIISLL; the protein is encoded by the coding sequence ATGACCGCCCTGTTCCAGTCCAGCGCCTTCATTCTCTTTTTCATCGTCGCCCTGGGTATCGTCCTCGGCCGCTTTCAGATCAAGGGCATCTCGCTCGACGTCTCGGCGGTGATTTTCGTGGCGCTGATCTTCGGCCACTATGGCTATCGCGTCCCAGCCGATTTTCAGAATGTCGGTCTGCTTCTTTTCATCTTCACCATTGGCATTTCCGCCGGTCCGGGTTTTTTCGAATCCTTTCAGCGGCGCGGCCTGCAGCTGGTACTGACGACGGTCCTGATCGTCGTCACCGGGGCCGGTGTCACGGTAGCCCTGGCCTATGCCTTTGACGTCGATTTCAAGATGGCCAGCGGTCTCTTCACCGGCGCGCTCACCAGCACGCCCGGGCTGGCGGCGGCGATCGAGGCGGCCGGATCGCCGCTCGCCTCGATCGGCTATGGCGTCGCCTATCCCTTCGGTGTGATCGGCGTCATTCTCTTTGTTCGTTTGATGCCTCGTCTGCTGCGCGCCGATCTCACCCTCGCCGCCCGCGACTATGCCGCCGAGGCCTTCATCGCCCATCCGGAGATCCTCAACCGCAATTTTATCGTCGAGAACGTCAATATGGACGGCCAACCCCTCGGGGCTTTGACGATCCGCTCGATGACGGAAGCCACGATCTCGCGGGTGATGCACAATGGCGTGGCGGTCACGCCTTCACCGGAAACCCGGCTCTATCTCGGCGATCTGGTCAAGGCGGTGGGCACCACCGAGGCCCTCGAGAAGACCCGGCTGCTGATCGGCCCGGAGACCGACCGCGAGATCCCCCTGTCCAAGGGGTATGAGGTCCAGTGGGTGCTGGTCACCAACCGCACGGTCGTCGGTCAAAGTCTGGCCACCCTGCACCTGCATACCAATTACAACGCCAACATCACGCGCATCCGTCGCGGCGATATCGACATCGCCCCCCGGCGCGGCAGTGTGCTGCGTTTTGGCGACAAGCTGCTGGTGGCGTGTGATTCGGATAACATGCATCAGGTGGTCAAGCTGCTCGGCAATGACGACAAGCGCATTTCGGAGGCCGATTTTCTGCCCATCGCTCTCGGCATCGTCGCCGGCATCCTGCTCGGCAAGATGCCGATACCGCTTCCGGGGGGCATGGAATTCAGCCTGGGATTGACCGGCGGTGTGCTTGCCGTCACCCTGATCCTGAGCCGCATCGGCAAGACCGGGCCGGTCATCTGGAGCCTCTCCGGGACCGCCAACCAGGTGCTGCGCCAGCTCGGCCTGCTCCTCTTTCTCGCCGCGGTCGGCACCGAGGCCGGCGCTCATATCAGCACGGCGATCGGGCAATACGGCGCGCGCATCTTTCTGATCGGCGCGGTCATCACCCTGCTGCCAATGATCGCCGGCATCGCCCTGGGCTATGGCCTGCTGCGGATCAACATTCTCACCCTCCTCGGCACGCTGACCGGGGCGATGACCAGCACGCCGGGCTTAGGCGCCCTCGATCCGATGAGCGACTGTGCCGCCCCGGCCGTCGCCTACGCCACCGTCTATCCGGTCGCGCTGGTCTGCACCATCATTTGCGCCCAGATTATTTCGCTTTTATGA
- a CDS encoding 4Fe-4S binding protein, producing the protein MKSRPLSPQRIRRIVQWGFLLLILWIGVQFVRFVHQAGGTGPITVTRPPGVEAFLPISALISLKYWLLTGHFTTIHPASLVLLLIIAATAVVLKKGFCGWVCPFGLLSEYLGRIHLWIFGRPRRLPRWLDYPLRGVKYLLLGFFAYAIFWGMDTNALAAFLDTPYNRAADIKMYLFFAHASAVTLKVLAALVLLSILVRHFWCRYLCPYGALLGLLSGLSPLKIHRKAESCIDCGKCTRVCPADIKVDKARTVWSDECNGCLQCVDACPVRETLQLSVTERGGILPRRWYPLVLLLLFAAGIGAARLAGRWHSSISTEEYRQHIRNINRPVYNHFRGQTPPSVPGPAPAAPGQPESLIHHPNEPLKGVPHE; encoded by the coding sequence ATGAAAAGCAGGCCGTTGTCACCTCAGCGCATCCGCCGCATCGTTCAGTGGGGCTTTCTCTTGCTCATCCTCTGGATTGGCGTGCAGTTCGTCCGCTTCGTCCACCAGGCCGGCGGCACCGGGCCAATCACCGTCACCCGTCCTCCCGGCGTTGAGGCCTTTCTCCCGATCAGCGCCCTGATCAGCCTCAAGTATTGGTTGCTGACCGGCCACTTTACGACCATCCACCCCGCCAGTCTGGTGCTGCTGCTGATCATTGCCGCCACGGCGGTGGTCCTAAAGAAGGGCTTTTGCGGCTGGGTCTGCCCCTTCGGCCTGCTTTCGGAGTATCTGGGCAGGATCCATCTCTGGATCTTCGGCCGTCCCCGCCGGCTGCCGCGATGGCTCGACTATCCTTTGCGCGGGGTGAAGTACCTCCTCCTCGGCTTTTTCGCCTATGCTATCTTTTGGGGTATGGACACGAACGCCCTGGCGGCTTTTCTCGACACCCCCTACAACCGCGCCGCGGATATCAAGATGTATCTTTTTTTCGCGCACGCCTCGGCCGTCACCCTCAAGGTGCTCGCCGCGCTGGTGCTGCTCTCCATCCTGGTGCGTCACTTCTGGTGCCGCTACCTCTGCCCTTATGGCGCCCTGCTGGGACTGCTGAGCGGGTTGAGCCCGCTCAAGATCCATCGCAAGGCCGAAAGCTGCATCGATTGCGGCAAATGCACCCGGGTTTGCCCGGCCGACATCAAGGTCGACAAGGCCCGCACGGTCTGGTCCGACGAATGCAACGGCTGCCTGCAATGTGTCGACGCCTGCCCTGTCAGGGAGACCCTGCAACTGTCGGTTACGGAACGGGGGGGGATTTTGCCGCGTCGCTGGTATCCCCTCGTTCTGCTCCTGCTCTTCGCGGCCGGCATTGGCGCCGCCCGTCTTGCCGGCCGCTGGCACAGCTCGATCTCGACCGAGGAGTATCGTCAGCATATCCGCAACATCAACCGTCCAGTATACAACCATTTCCGCGGCCAGACGCCGCCGTCAGTACCCGGGCCCGCGCCGGCAGCGCCCGGACAGCCGGAATCCCTCATCCATCATCCGAACGAACCACTAAAAGGAGTACCTCATGAATGA
- a CDS encoding YecA family protein gives MATSPTLIKPAELERRLAALCSSTPPLAAAHGLMTAVIVGPEPLPPQRWIPFALAANGQLPEGQDQQELETLILSLFGLYNDTVADIADSRFQPWLGEAMDPETQMQNLGLWCVGFSKGMQFNEGRWFTEKDKKVAELLVPIFYFIDPGRFTPLYLKEGADEEDRFELDLIMQSQLTESVLAIHDYWHKSQASGC, from the coding sequence ATGGCCACTTCGCCTACTCTGATCAAGCCCGCCGAGCTGGAACGGCGACTTGCGGCTCTCTGCAGCAGCACCCCTCCGCTCGCCGCCGCACACGGATTGATGACCGCCGTTATCGTCGGTCCCGAGCCGCTGCCGCCGCAACGCTGGATCCCCTTCGCCCTCGCGGCCAACGGCCAGCTGCCGGAGGGCCAGGACCAGCAGGAATTGGAGACCCTCATCCTCTCCCTTTTCGGTCTATATAACGATACCGTCGCCGACATTGCCGACAGCCGGTTCCAGCCCTGGCTGGGAGAGGCCATGGATCCAGAGACCCAGATGCAGAATCTCGGACTCTGGTGCGTAGGTTTTTCCAAGGGCATGCAATTCAATGAAGGGCGCTGGTTCACCGAGAAAGACAAAAAGGTGGCGGAGCTGCTGGTGCCCATTTTTTATTTCATCGATCCGGGCCGCTTCACCCCTCTTTATCTCAAGGAAGGGGCGGACGAGGAGGACCGTTTCGAGCTGGATCTGATCATGCAAAGCCAGCTCACCGAGTCGGTCCTGGCGATCCATGACTATTGGCATAAATCACAGGCGTCCGGGTGCTAA
- a CDS encoding MlaE family lipid ABC transporter permease subunit, whose translation MLRILLIGDSLSLNGILSREEAAEALTEIRLRLERWQGEKLQIDLSGLERIDSAGVAVLDQLRAEVQQRGAAMELVRIPAQAQEAIKLFSSLEAPAVAPLVKESFFYRLGDSALSIARSARTILYLIADAAFFAVIGLFNRKGIRKGEFVNQCILIGVNALPIVALIAFLIGFIIALQSAAQLRQFGAAIYVADLIAISMTREMGPLITAIIFAGRSGSAIAAELATMVVTEETDALRSMALHPTRYVVVPKIYAITLTMPLLTVLAIIIGIGGAMVIGYTYLGIGPKPFYQEVMTVLFFRDIVTGLVKSLVFALIIVLVGAYYGFSAKGGSEDVGRVTTAAVVASIFWVILADSILGLIFYFGQGLEY comes from the coding sequence GGAGAAACTGCAGATCGATCTCTCCGGGCTTGAGCGCATCGACAGCGCCGGCGTAGCCGTTCTAGATCAGCTTCGCGCCGAGGTGCAGCAGCGCGGCGCGGCTATGGAACTGGTGCGCATTCCCGCGCAGGCGCAGGAGGCGATCAAGCTCTTTTCCAGTCTAGAAGCACCCGCCGTTGCACCCCTGGTGAAGGAGAGCTTTTTTTACCGCCTCGGCGATTCCGCTCTGAGCATCGCCCGCAGCGCCCGCACCATCCTCTACCTCATCGCCGATGCCGCTTTTTTTGCGGTAATCGGACTCTTCAACCGCAAGGGGATCCGCAAGGGCGAATTTGTCAATCAATGTATCCTGATCGGGGTCAATGCCCTGCCCATCGTCGCCCTGATCGCTTTTCTCATCGGTTTCATCATCGCCCTCCAATCGGCAGCCCAACTGCGGCAGTTCGGCGCAGCGATTTACGTCGCCGATCTCATCGCCATCTCTATGACCCGCGAGATGGGGCCGTTGATCACCGCCATTATCTTCGCCGGACGCAGCGGTTCGGCGATTGCCGCCGAGCTGGCAACCATGGTGGTCACCGAGGAGACCGACGCCCTGCGCTCGATGGCCCTCCATCCCACCCGGTACGTCGTCGTGCCCAAGATCTACGCCATCACCCTGACCATGCCCCTGCTCACCGTCCTGGCGATCATCATCGGCATCGGCGGTGCCATGGTCATCGGTTATACCTATTTGGGCATCGGCCCCAAGCCCTTTTACCAGGAGGTGATGACGGTCCTGTTTTTTCGCGACATTGTCACCGGACTGGTCAAGAGTCTGGTCTTCGCACTGATCATCGTGTTGGTCGGGGCCTATTACGGCTTTAGTGCCAAGGGCGGCTCCGAGGATGTCGGCCGGGTGACCACCGCAGCGGTTGTGGCCTCGATTTTCTGGGTGATCCTCGCCGACAGCATTCTCGGCCTGATCTTTTATTTCGGCCAGGGATTGGAGTACTGA
- a CDS encoding Rrf2 family transcriptional regulator, giving the protein MILSRSCDHAIRASLYIALQADRAFVPIREIASALEISFHFLTKILQLLTQARIMASFKGPNGGVTLARPAAAISLKEIVLAIDGNRIFNGCMIGLDHCDDDHPCPIHDQWSGLRSNLEQLFSATTLADLAERVCQDGFRLTDLHSTEAVKS; this is encoded by the coding sequence ATGATCCTCTCCAGGAGCTGCGACCATGCCATCCGCGCCTCGTTGTATATAGCGCTGCAAGCCGATCGTGCCTTTGTGCCCATCCGCGAGATTGCATCCGCGCTGGAGATCTCCTTCCATTTTCTCACCAAGATTCTCCAGTTGCTGACGCAAGCGCGCATCATGGCTTCGTTCAAGGGGCCCAACGGCGGCGTAACCCTGGCGCGGCCGGCCGCTGCGATCTCTTTGAAAGAGATCGTTCTGGCGATCGACGGCAACCGAATCTTCAACGGCTGCATGATCGGTCTGGATCACTGCGACGACGATCATCCCTGCCCCATACACGATCAATGGAGCGGGCTGCGCTCTAATCTGGAGCAGCTTTTCAGCGCCACAACCCTCGCCGACCTGGCCGAGCGGGTCTGTCAGGACGGATTCCGCCTGACTGATTTGCACTCGACTGAAGCCGTGAAATCATAA
- a CDS encoding rhodanese-like domain-containing protein → MLRWFPAWALRQALLLLLAAGLTGLVANHLNPRGVALQPGGSAIAGMAAMEESDGAELPRPITLVQLQLLLGREAALLLDARSRDEYRAGHLPGAVSLPFEDGSEERARIELLPRDRWLICYCDGGGCELSEHLGLELVGRGFKKVAVYRGGIEEWRQHHALVQEEAHE, encoded by the coding sequence ATGTTGCGTTGGTTTCCCGCCTGGGCGCTGCGCCAGGCGCTGCTGCTGCTGCTCGCCGCCGGACTGACCGGCCTGGTGGCCAATCACCTCAATCCCCGCGGCGTCGCGCTCCAGCCGGGTGGCTCGGCTATAGCCGGCATGGCCGCCATGGAAGAGAGCGATGGGGCGGAACTGCCCCGTCCCATCACCCTGGTACAGCTGCAGCTGCTGCTCGGGCGCGAGGCCGCGCTGCTGCTTGACGCGCGCAGCCGTGACGAATACCGGGCCGGCCATCTGCCCGGGGCGGTCAGCCTCCCCTTCGAGGACGGGAGCGAAGAGCGGGCGCGGATCGAACTGCTGCCGCGCGACCGCTGGCTGATCTGCTATTGCGACGGCGGCGGTTGCGAGCTCTCTGAACATTTGGGGCTGGAGCTGGTCGGACGGGGCTTTAAAAAAGTGGCGGTGTACCGCGGCGGGATCGAGGAGTGGCGGCAGCACCATGCCCTGGTGCAGGAGGAAGCCCATGAGTAA
- a CDS encoding class I SAM-dependent methyltransferase, with protein MQYDTMTRFGARLPGEREMLSHWRERFGFSRALDAACGTGLHAIALAQLGVAVTGADLSPEMLAQARRHAAAEKVTVRWVEAAMERLDQAVAPPYDLVLCLGNSLPHLLDAGALSAALSGFHRLLAPGGHLLLQLINYTLVLAWQRRVIGLSREGEREFIRFYDFGEPLLRFNILEIDWAQRPPGHRLQSVPLYPWQRPEVEAALGEAGFGDLEIYGDLQRASFADGTSPNLVVAARR; from the coding sequence GTGCAGTATGACACGATGACGCGTTTTGGCGCGCGCTTGCCGGGGGAACGCGAGATGCTGTCGCACTGGCGGGAACGTTTCGGTTTCTCGCGCGCCCTCGATGCCGCTTGTGGCACGGGACTGCACGCCATCGCCCTGGCGCAGCTGGGGGTGGCGGTGACGGGCGCTGATCTCTCGCCGGAGATGCTGGCGCAAGCGCGCCGGCATGCCGCGGCGGAGAAGGTGACTGTGCGCTGGGTCGAGGCCGCCATGGAGCGCCTCGATCAGGCGGTCGCCCCCCCCTATGATCTTGTGCTATGCCTCGGCAATTCGCTGCCGCATCTGCTCGATGCCGGCGCGCTCAGCGCAGCCTTGAGCGGATTTCACCGTCTGCTGGCGCCCGGCGGCCATCTGCTTCTCCAGCTGATTAATTACACGCTTGTTCTGGCCTGGCAGCGGCGGGTGATCGGCCTCAGCCGCGAGGGAGAACGCGAATTCATCCGCTTCTACGATTTCGGCGAGCCCCTGCTGCGCTTTAATATCCTCGAGATCGACTGGGCACAGCGGCCGCCCGGACACCGGTTGCAGAGTGTTCCGCTCTATCCATGGCAGCGGCCGGAGGTGGAAGCGGCGCTGGGTGAGGCCGGATTCGGCGACCTCGAGATCTATGGCGATCTGCAGCGGGCAAGCTTTGCGGACGGGACCTCGCCGAACCTGGTGGTGGCGGCCCGGCGCTGA
- a CDS encoding ATP-binding cassette domain-containing protein yields the protein MAREIVKVDGLHAAYEGEEVLRDVSLRAFEGDVTVILGASGCGKTTLLKHLIRLYLPVRGTIEIFGDEITAMDEPEFDALLQQVGVLFQNSALLNSISIAENVAIPLEQHTTLPPELIQRLVRTKLRLVEMEGALNKLPAELSGGMRKRAALARAIILDPRLLFCDEPSAGLDPITSAGLDYLLLKLRDELGMSMVIVTHVVSSIKRIADRCIFLDHGQVLFSGTLQEAERSGIEKIERFFREG from the coding sequence ATGGCCCGCGAGATCGTCAAAGTGGATGGCCTGCATGCTGCCTATGAGGGCGAGGAGGTGCTGCGCGATGTCTCGCTCCGTGCCTTTGAGGGGGACGTGACGGTCATTCTCGGCGCCTCGGGGTGCGGTAAAACCACTCTGCTCAAACATCTCATCCGACTCTATCTGCCGGTCCGGGGGACGATCGAGATCTTTGGCGACGAGATCACCGCCATGGATGAGCCCGAGTTCGATGCCTTGCTGCAGCAGGTCGGTGTGCTCTTCCAGAACTCGGCTTTGCTCAACTCGATCAGCATCGCCGAGAATGTTGCCATCCCCCTCGAGCAGCACACCACCCTGCCGCCGGAACTGATTCAACGGCTGGTGCGTACCAAGCTGCGGCTGGTCGAAATGGAGGGCGCACTGAACAAGCTGCCGGCGGAACTCTCCGGCGGGATGCGCAAACGCGCCGCCCTGGCGCGGGCCATCATTCTCGATCCCCGCCTTCTCTTTTGCGACGAGCCCTCTGCGGGCCTCGACCCCATCACCAGCGCCGGTCTCGATTACCTGCTGCTCAAATTGCGCGACGAGCTGGGGATGAGCATGGTCATCGTCACCCACGTGGTATCAAGCATCAAGCGCATCGCCGACCGCTGCATTTTCCTTGACCACGGCCAAGTGCTTTTTTCCGGGACCTTGCAGGAGGCGGAACGCTCCGGCATCGAGAAGATCGAGCGTTTTTTCCGGGAGGGATGA
- a CDS encoding DUF438 domain-containing protein — protein MNELIANDRQRKQLLKHMILQLHKGAAPEAVRQQLADLMGQVPYEDVVAVEQELIAEGLPTEEVLKLCDIHGAVLKGQIDDSGARTAPEGHPVHTFIQENRALQLEMAALEALFARAAEGYSTDLIYEIADHFNALAEVDKHYRRKEYLLFPILEQKGITGPPTVMWGKHDEARAKLKAAREALQALTRTDQEALADSIDLLLRPAADAVAEMIYKEEQILFPMCLDSFTEGEWARIQAGSAEIGYSLFAPSAVWTPAPESLAAEGTAERAATALGTALTGRIQLPTGSFSLEELTAVMSTLPFDITFVDAEDTVRFYSEGRERVFERNLAVIGRKVQLCHPPKSMHIVQQILDDFRSGRRSRAPFWLTVGGKFVHIEYFALRNAAGDYLGTLEVTQDLTGKRQLTGDQRLLSYAKE, from the coding sequence ATGAATGAATTGATCGCCAACGACCGGCAGCGCAAGCAACTGCTCAAACATATGATCCTGCAACTGCACAAGGGGGCGGCGCCCGAGGCCGTGCGCCAGCAGCTCGCCGACCTGATGGGCCAGGTGCCCTATGAAGATGTGGTCGCGGTCGAGCAGGAGCTGATCGCCGAGGGGCTGCCGACCGAGGAGGTCCTCAAGCTCTGTGATATCCACGGAGCGGTGCTCAAGGGCCAGATCGACGACAGCGGCGCCCGGACCGCGCCGGAGGGCCATCCGGTGCACACCTTCATCCAGGAGAATCGCGCCCTCCAGCTGGAAATGGCGGCCCTGGAGGCGCTCTTCGCCCGCGCAGCGGAGGGCTACTCCACCGACCTCATCTACGAGATAGCCGATCATTTCAACGCCCTGGCCGAGGTGGACAAACATTACCGCCGCAAGGAGTATCTCCTCTTTCCCATCCTCGAACAGAAGGGGATCACCGGTCCGCCGACGGTGATGTGGGGCAAGCATGACGAGGCGCGCGCTAAGCTCAAGGCCGCCCGCGAGGCCCTGCAGGCCCTCACGCGGACGGACCAGGAGGCCCTGGCCGACTCCATCGATCTACTGCTCCGGCCGGCGGCGGATGCGGTCGCGGAGATGATCTACAAGGAGGAGCAGATCCTCTTTCCGATGTGCCTCGACAGCTTCACCGAGGGCGAGTGGGCACGGATCCAGGCAGGCTCGGCCGAGATCGGCTACTCTCTCTTCGCCCCGTCAGCCGTCTGGACGCCGGCCCCGGAGTCCCTTGCGGCCGAAGGAACGGCGGAGAGGGCCGCGACGGCCTTGGGCACCGCCCTCACCGGACGGATCCAGCTGCCCACTGGAAGTTTTTCGCTGGAGGAACTCACCGCGGTGATGAGCACCCTGCCCTTCGATATCACCTTTGTCGACGCCGAGGATACGGTGCGCTTTTACTCCGAGGGACGCGAACGGGTCTTCGAGCGCAATCTCGCCGTGATCGGCCGCAAGGTGCAGCTCTGCCATCCCCCGAAATCGATGCATATCGTGCAGCAAATCCTCGACGATTTCCGCAGCGGCCGGCGGAGCCGTGCTCCTTTCTGGCTCACCGTGGGCGGCAAATTCGTTCATATCGAATATTTCGCTCTGCGCAATGCCGCGGGCGACTATCTCGGCACCCTGGAGGTGACGCAGGACCTCACCGGAAAACGGCAGCTGACCGGCGACCAGCGCCTGCTCAGCTATGCGAAGGAGTAA
- a CDS encoding MmgE/PrpD family protein — protein sequence MSITRQMARFALGLHYDAIPEPARKEARRFLLDSFGCALAALGNEDMRAAHRFIEKLGGTPDATLIGSGLRTNAPNAALMNSLLIRAIDYNDIYWKQDPSHPSDIIPAALAAGEKAGRDARDLIAGILIAYELEMRWCLAATPGVREVGWHHATLTQFVSPFVAARLLGLSEEQTVAAAGISGSSHFTLGGVVAGHLTNMKNTADPMATAAGVAAALLAAENYTGPVEVIEGKEGLFHVLHNVKWSTEALLDGLGEKWLITECGYKPFPTEALTHQAISAALELREQQQLTEATIARVLVRTTTRGADILSDPSKYKPTTKETADHSLPYCIAAALVDGHVLPSSFSEEKLADPRIWSMLGKIKVVADAEIDRLFPGTKRAIVEITDTAGRTHTAQVDHAKGSPENPMSDAEVVAKFTANAEAVMGAEQRERLIEATWALGTRPLAIRDYMQLVVV from the coding sequence ATGAGCATCACGCGACAAATGGCCCGCTTCGCCCTCGGTCTGCACTATGACGCCATCCCCGAACCCGCCCGCAAGGAGGCGCGCCGCTTTCTGCTCGACAGCTTCGGCTGCGCCCTGGCCGCCCTCGGCAATGAGGACATGCGCGCCGCGCATCGCTTCATCGAAAAGCTGGGCGGAACGCCGGACGCCACGCTTATCGGCAGCGGCCTGCGCACCAACGCCCCCAACGCCGCACTGATGAACAGCCTCCTGATCCGCGCCATCGACTATAACGACATTTACTGGAAGCAGGACCCGAGCCATCCCTCCGATATCATCCCGGCCGCTCTGGCCGCCGGCGAAAAGGCCGGCCGCGATGCCCGCGATCTCATCGCCGGCATCCTCATCGCCTACGAACTGGAGATGCGCTGGTGCCTTGCCGCAACGCCCGGCGTGCGCGAGGTCGGCTGGCATCACGCCACCCTCACCCAGTTCGTCTCCCCCTTCGTCGCCGCCCGCCTGCTTGGTCTGTCAGAAGAACAGACCGTGGCCGCCGCAGGCATCAGCGGTTCAAGCCATTTCACTCTCGGCGGCGTGGTCGCCGGCCACCTCACCAATATGAAAAACACCGCCGATCCGATGGCCACCGCCGCGGGCGTCGCCGCGGCCTTGCTGGCCGCCGAAAACTACACCGGACCGGTCGAGGTGATCGAGGGCAAAGAGGGCCTCTTTCACGTCCTCCACAACGTAAAGTGGTCGACTGAGGCGCTGCTCGATGGTCTGGGCGAGAAATGGCTCATCACCGAATGCGGCTACAAGCCTTTCCCCACCGAGGCCCTCACCCATCAAGCGATCTCCGCAGCGCTCGAATTGCGCGAACAACAGCAGCTGACCGAGGCCACGATCGCTCGCGTCCTGGTGCGGACCACCACCCGCGGAGCGGACATCCTCTCCGATCCGAGCAAATACAAGCCGACGACCAAGGAGACCGCCGACCACAGTCTTCCCTATTGCATCGCCGCGGCCCTGGTGGACGGCCATGTCCTCCCCTCCTCCTTCAGCGAGGAAAAGCTTGCCGATCCGCGCATCTGGAGCATGCTGGGCAAGATCAAGGTAGTGGCGGATGCGGAGATCGACCGGCTTTTTCCGGGGACCAAACGGGCGATTGTCGAGATCACCGATACCGCCGGGCGGACGCATACAGCCCAGGTGGACCATGCCAAGGGCAGCCCTGAGAATCCGATGAGCGATGCGGAGGTGGTCGCCAAATTTACGGCCAATGCGGAGGCGGTGATGGGGGCGGAGCAGCGGGAGCGGCTGATCGAGGCGACCTGGGCGCTGGGCACCCGGCCGCTCGCAATCCGCGATTACATGCAGCTGGTGGTGGTTTAA
- a CDS encoding ferritin, producing MISKKMEAAINTQINKEMYSAYLYLAMAADLKEKYLDGFARFFEIQAKEEMGHAMKFYAYVNEQGGRVVLEAIEKPQTSYKDVEEIFALTLEHEKFITRSINELMALAVKENDYATAGLLDWFVKEQIEEEGNMDKGLHLVKMAKNAPHALMMLDGQFGKRGD from the coding sequence ATGATTTCCAAAAAGATGGAAGCCGCTATCAATACGCAAATCAACAAGGAGATGTACTCCGCTTATCTTTATCTTGCCATGGCAGCGGACCTGAAGGAAAAATATCTCGATGGTTTCGCCCGCTTCTTTGAGATTCAGGCCAAAGAAGAGATGGGACACGCCATGAAGTTCTACGCCTATGTCAACGAACAGGGCGGCCGTGTTGTCCTCGAGGCCATCGAAAAGCCCCAGACCAGTTACAAGGATGTCGAGGAGATCTTTGCCTTGACCCTGGAGCATGAAAAGTTCATCACCAGATCGATAAACGAGCTGATGGCGCTGGCCGTCAAGGAAAACGACTATGCCACCGCCGGCCTGCTTGACTGGTTCGTCAAGGAGCAGATCGAAGAGGAGGGCAACATGGACAAGGGGCTGCATCTGGTCAAAATGGCCAAGAATGCGCCGCATGCCCTGATGATGCTCGATGGACAGTTCGGCAAACGCGGAGACTGA
- a CDS encoding MauE/DoxX family redox-associated membrane protein, which produces MSNPAGARLATLLRLGLAALFIYASLDKIAHPAAFAVAIGHYQMLPGFLAALLAAILPWLELGCGLALLLNRGVAGATLLVAGMNLLFILAITAALARGLDISCGCFSTSGAGSRVGVTRLLEDLGLLIAAVWLYLRAIAAPRPDFA; this is translated from the coding sequence ATGAGTAACCCAGCCGGCGCCCGCCTCGCCACCCTGCTGCGCCTGGGACTGGCGGCGCTCTTTATCTATGCCAGCCTCGACAAGATCGCCCATCCGGCTGCTTTCGCCGTGGCTATCGGCCACTACCAGATGCTCCCCGGCTTCCTGGCGGCCCTGCTCGCCGCCATCCTCCCCTGGCTCGAACTGGGCTGCGGCCTGGCGCTGCTGCTCAACCGCGGCGTGGCCGGCGCAACCCTGCTCGTCGCCGGGATGAACCTGCTCTTCATCCTCGCCATCACGGCGGCGCTGGCCCGGGGACTCGATATCTCCTGCGGCTGCTTTTCCACCTCCGGCGCGGGCAGCCGTGTCGGGGTGACGCGTCTGCTCGAAGACCTCGGGCTGCTGATCGCCGCCGTCTGGCTCTACCTGCGCGCCATCGCAGCGCCGCGTCCGGATTTCGCCTGA